The Polaribacter sp. Q13 sequence TTCAGGGTTTATGGCAATTATTTTTTCATCGCCATTTTTCAGTTTATTAAATTCCTCATGAGAGTCTGCTATGGTATAGCCCTTTTTAATAGCATTTTCAAATGAATCTGGTTGATCTCCTTTTTTTCCTTTAGGATGATGGAAGCCTCCTCCTCCAAAATAATCAATATTATAATTGGGTAGCTCCATGCTAATTTCGTAATACATATTACGAGAATCTTGATGTGCATAAAAGGAAGCAGGAGTAGCGTGATCTATCATTACACTAGACAATATACCTACTTTAAAACCTGCTTTTTTTACTTTTTGAGATATGTTTTCATACGCTATTTTTTTGTCAGGCGATTTTCCTATAATACCATTAGCCGTTTTAAATCCTGTTGACATTGCTGTTGCTGCTGAACAAGAGGTAGTAACATAAGAACTAGCTGAATAATTCGTCATATTCGAATTAACCGGAAAACTACTCATTAATAGTTTTTCAGTTTTAATCTCGTTGGGTTTTGCATTTAAATACATTTCGGTTGTATAAACTTGACTTACTCCCATACCATCTCCAATAAACAGAAATACATATTTTGCATTTTGTTTCGTTTGTCCATATCCAATAGCACAAAACAAGGCCATTGAAATTATCATCATATTTTTAATCATGTCTTATTTATTTTAAATTTATTTTTTTCTTAAACAAATGGTTTTCTAGTTAGGTAGTGTTTATTGTTTGTTGAGTTTTTTTGACTAAATATTTTAAAGTAAAGATATCATTAATTGAAATTTTTTGATAAAACTAAATAGTCATATTATAAAAAATTTAATGCATTGGTTTCTGCAAATAAGTGCTAAAAAGTTTGTGAAAAACCTATTTATTAGATGTCCAGTAAATACCACCAAAAATGTGATTCAAAAAGTTTCTGTCTTTAAACGATTCTGGTTTATGACCTAAAGCCGTGTAAAAGGATCTTCCACCTTCATATTCTTGATACCATGAAATGGGATGTTCCGCTCCCATACCTTTTAACGGAATGCCATCATAACCCGCAGTAAAATCATAAGAAGCTTCATCAACATTCAATAGAATATTTAGTTTCTCTAAATTCATATTTTCAAAATTATACCACTCATCACTACGAAGCCATTTTTTTGGCAGATGCCATGTTGCCGGAAAATCACTATTCTCAACGTTTACAATTGCTGCTTGTAATTTTGGATGATTCACAAATTTTGCCCCTACAAGACCATCAAACCAAGCATTGTCGTTTTCACCATCTGCTGTTCCGTGTATGCCTACAAAGCCTCCGCCTCGTTTCATAAATGCTTTTAAAGCATCCATATGTTTTGTAGTCAAAAAATTGGCATTGGCGTTCATAAATATGACAACATCATATTCTGGTAATTTAGTTATAAGATCATCTGGTCTTTGCGTCCAATCAAACTTAAACTGATTTTCAGCTGCCATTTCCTTAAATGCTTCAACAGCAACAGGAATGGTATTGTAATGCCAAGTATCATGTTGGGTAAACAATAAAACACGAAACTGGTCTTGCGCATTGGTTTTAATCATTGTAAAGAAAAATATAGTTAATAAAAGATACTTCATTGTAAAAGGTTTCATAATCAAACGTTTATTTTAATAATTCATAATAAATATATTCCCAAGCTAAACCAACACTATACAATGGTGGAAAACTATACTCTTCTACTTCAGATAAAATGTATTGAACTCCAGCTATTTCTTGATAGTTGAAAATATCCTTGAAATCTATTTTACCACTTTCGCCTAATTCTTTATAGTCTTTTACATGCCAACTAATAAATCGTTTAGGATAGGTTTTAAAATAATGAACAGGATTTACACCGCCCACTTGCATCCAATATACATCAGATTGAAAATAGACATATTCTGGGTTGGTGTTTTGAAGAAAATAATCATAAATGGTTACACCTTCTACCTTTAGAAATTCATCAGCATGATTATGATACACAAATTTAAGTCCGTTCTCTTTACATAGTTTTCCAACTTTATCATAATAATTACAATACTCTTGAAGTTCTTTAATCGTCTTGATGCCTTTTAATTTACTATTTGAAGTAGATAGATATGCTACACCCGCTTTTTTATGGTCTTGTATCGTTTTATTCCACCATGCATATATTGCGGCATCATCATTTTTATCTTCAGGATCGAAAAAAGTCATAGAACCCAAAAATTTCATACCTGCTTTTTCAACCATAGTCTTAAACTGCGTTGGACTTTGACCGTAAAAACTACCGTTTTTATATACAAAGGTCTCCACATAGCTATACCCCATTCTGCCTAACTGAATTAAGGTTTGTTCCGGGTTTTTAAGCATTTCTTTGTGAACAGAAACGAGCTGAATACCAATATTTTTGTCTTTAGGATTGTTTTTAATATATCTGGTTTTCCATAAACTCTTTTCATTAGTATCAAACCCTTCTAATATAACATCCGTATAATTTTGAAAGTTAAAATCAACCTTCATTGTTTTATTTCCATTAAGGTCTTTGTCTTGCATCGTCCATTTTTTTTCTGAAGCAAAACTTCCTTTTCCAGTGAAAAATGCGCCTTGTGCATTATGACCTGCAGCAAAAATAGTATCAGTAACACTATCATAACCAATAATTTCTTGAAGTATCGAATTGTATTGGTTGGCGCTGTCTTTTTGTAAAACTTTAACTGTGAGCGAATGATTATTGAAATTACTCAAACTACTCATTTTTATCTCAGGAAATTTTGCAACACTATCAGTGCTCGGATTCATAGCACTTACCCACTGACCAGAATATTGTCTTAGTCTCTCTTTTTGAGAAGTAATACTGTAGTTTTCTTGAGCAAAACCGATAAATGTCATTAGAAAAATAACTAAAAATATAACCTTTTTCATCTTTACTTATTTATTATTAAGGTGAATAAATAATGGCTTCTCCATTTCTTTTTTATAAGCCTCTAATACAAATGGATTTTTTTCGATACGTGCATCTTTCCAATCATGCCATGGAAAACCATTTCTGTTAGACCAATATTCCCAATCCCAATTGATGTAGCAAAATGCTTTTATTCCTGGGGTATCATGTAACATTCTAAAAAAAGGTTTGAACCATTTTCCCCAAGAAGTTTCACCATCTAAAACACCTACAAATCGTGGAGTACACTCGCCAATCATAACGGGTCTTTTATGAATATGCGCTGCATCAAAAAAGTTTTGTAAACCAATATGATCAAATTCTTCAGGACTAAAAATATCGATACCCCACCAATCTACATATTCATCACCAGGATAGTATTCCATCAACTTATCAAGACTTATAAAATCTGCAGAGCCCCCACCTGAGCACCAAACCGTAGCCGATTTTATATTCTTTTCTTTAAATGCCTTTGAAATAGTGATGAACACTTTTTTAAAACTTTCAGGTGAATAGCCGTTCCAATCGCCTTCAAACTCATAACCAATTCTAGTAAAAGAGGGTCTGTCTAAATCTAAAAGCACTTTATAAAATGCTTGTAATTGTTTGTTATATTTTCCATCAGCGACTTCTTTATCCAAACCTGCTCCAGTATCCTTACCGCCAGTAAACCCTAAACCAATTTGAGGCATTATCCCTTTGGGCAAACTATCTAAAACCTGTTTTAAACTTTTTCCCCAACGCTCAATCCTTTTTACCGGTGAAGTTATATTAACATACGTCATATAAATTGCAGGCATTTTATCTTGTCCTACAGCATTTACATAATCGTGAAACCCATTTTTATCTTGACCAGCACCGTGATAAATTCCTTTTTCTGGTTCGTATTTAGCATTGTAATTAAAACGAGGTTTTACCTCTTGGCTAAATCCATTTTGCAAAAACAACAATAGAATAATTAAACTTAACTTACCTAAAAATAATGAACCTATTAATTTTATCATTTTTTAAAATTTTTTGTAAATAGCATTTAAAAATCAACATAAATATTAGCAATATTTGCCTTTTTTACGCACTAGTTTACAGATTACTATTAATTTATATTCTTGTTTTTAAACCAATGATAAACAGCTTTGTTTTTGCTTTTAATACCTGATGAAGTTGTGTACATTCCGTAAATAGTTCCTACAAATCCACCGGCTTGTTTGGTGCTTAAAAAACGAGCATCTACATTTTTATTTAAAACTTGCCAATCTGTATTATTTATTGAGTAGTAGAAATTGTAATATGTTCCTTTTGCTTGAATCTTAAAAGATATTTTATCGCTCTCTTTTATTGATGTAAAGGCGATTTCTTCTGTTCCGTTTTCTGTTGATTTTAATAACTGAACAACAGGCATATTATCTTTTAAGCTTTTACATAAGTAATAATAATGCGTTTCATTTTGAAAAGCAATTAAGCCTGCTTTTTCATTCTCTGAAACTGGTTTAAAAGATAGGTTTGTAGTTACCTGACCTAATAGATGTTTTTGTCTATACCCAATAAAACTTGGGTTTGATGTCCCTGAAGTAGTTTCTGGACGAGTTTTTATTGTTAATTCTCCGTTTAAAAGTGAATACCATTTTTCTTTAGGAGTTCTTAAAAAAAGCCAATCAAACGCTAAAGTATCTGTATTAAATTCATCGATAAAATCGGCGTTAACAGACTGTACATTAGCAAGAGGTTTCTTTAATGTTATTTGATAGCGATCTTTTACAACATCTCCTTCCAAATCAAAAACTGGCCAATCATTTTTCCATTTTACAGGTGCCATAAAAGTTTCTCTACCAGTGTTAAAATAATTTTTATTATAAGGTCTACATCCTAAAAAAACGCCCCACCAATTACCATTGATATCTTTAATAATATCTGCGTGACCTGTTGACGTTATTGGATTTTGTCTATTAACGTCTAAATTTCGTTGCGTTAAAATCGGGTTATTTTTATAACTTTTATAAGGACCTAAAATATTTTTACTTCTAAACACAACTTCAGAATGCTCTTCTGCGGTACCACCTTCTGCAGCCATTACATAGTAAAACCCGTTTCTATTATAAATATGCGGACCTTCAATCCAAATAGGTTTGTCTTCTGGTTTTGCTCCTTTATTTATAATTATTTTAGCTTCACCAACTGTTTTTAGATTCTTAACATCTAATTCTATAATTTTAATAGTTCTGTGCCCATCATATTCTGGTGAATTATTAGGAGGATTACTATTAAAAACAACATACGTTTTATCTTCTTTATCAAAAAACATAGATGGATCTATACCTTCTACTTTTGGCAACCAAGTTGGGTTAGACCAAGGTCCGGCAGGATCTGAAGCGGAAATAATAAAATTATTTTTACCACCAACAATCGTGTTAATAATATAAAACACTCCATTATGATAAGAAATTGCAGGAGCAAAAACGCCTTGAGAAACTTCTAAACCTTCTAAATCTAATTGTTCTGCTCTGTTTAAAGCGTTTCCTATTTGTTTCCAGTTTACTAAATCATCACTTTTAAAAACAGGTATTCCTGGAAAATAAGCAAATGTTGAATTTATAAGGTAATAACTATCATCTACTTTACAAATACTTGGATCTGGATAAAAACCCTGTAAAATTGG is a genomic window containing:
- a CDS encoding glycosyl hydrolase, producing the protein MIKLIGSLFLGKLSLIILLLFLQNGFSQEVKPRFNYNAKYEPEKGIYHGAGQDKNGFHDYVNAVGQDKMPAIYMTYVNITSPVKRIERWGKSLKQVLDSLPKGIMPQIGLGFTGGKDTGAGLDKEVADGKYNKQLQAFYKVLLDLDRPSFTRIGYEFEGDWNGYSPESFKKVFITISKAFKEKNIKSATVWCSGGGSADFISLDKLMEYYPGDEYVDWWGIDIFSPEEFDHIGLQNFFDAAHIHKRPVMIGECTPRFVGVLDGETSWGKWFKPFFRMLHDTPGIKAFCYINWDWEYWSNRNGFPWHDWKDARIEKNPFVLEAYKKEMEKPLFIHLNNK
- a CDS encoding glycoside hydrolase family 43 protein, with protein sequence MKKCAIAMLFVIAVIGCTNKKEQIKAVKKQLNTFSNPILQGFYPDPSICKVDDSYYLINSTFAYFPGIPVFKSDDLVNWKQIGNALNRAEQLDLEGLEVSQGVFAPAISYHNGVFYIINTIVGGKNNFIISASDPAGPWSNPTWLPKVEGIDPSMFFDKEDKTYVVFNSNPPNNSPEYDGHRTIKIIELDVKNLKTVGEAKIIINKGAKPEDKPIWIEGPHIYNRNGFYYVMAAEGGTAEEHSEVVFRSKNILGPYKSYKNNPILTQRNLDVNRQNPITSTGHADIIKDINGNWWGVFLGCRPYNKNYFNTGRETFMAPVKWKNDWPVFDLEGDVVKDRYQITLKKPLANVQSVNADFIDEFNTDTLAFDWLFLRTPKEKWYSLLNGELTIKTRPETTSGTSNPSFIGYRQKHLLGQVTTNLSFKPVSENEKAGLIAFQNETHYYYLCKSLKDNMPVVQLLKSTENGTEEIAFTSIKESDKISFKIQAKGTYYNFYYSINNTDWQVLNKNVDARFLSTKQAGGFVGTIYGMYTTSSGIKSKNKAVYHWFKNKNIN
- a CDS encoding sugar phosphate isomerase/epimerase; the encoded protein is MKKVIFLVIFLMTFIGFAQENYSITSQKERLRQYSGQWVSAMNPSTDSVAKFPEIKMSSLSNFNNHSLTVKVLQKDSANQYNSILQEIIGYDSVTDTIFAAGHNAQGAFFTGKGSFASEKKWTMQDKDLNGNKTMKVDFNFQNYTDVILEGFDTNEKSLWKTRYIKNNPKDKNIGIQLVSVHKEMLKNPEQTLIQLGRMGYSYVETFVYKNGSFYGQSPTQFKTMVEKAGMKFLGSMTFFDPEDKNDDAAIYAWWNKTIQDHKKAGVAYLSTSNSKLKGIKTIKELQEYCNYYDKVGKLCKENGLKFVYHNHADEFLKVEGVTIYDYFLQNTNPEYVYFQSDVYWMQVGGVNPVHYFKTYPKRFISWHVKDYKELGESGKIDFKDIFNYQEIAGVQYILSEVEEYSFPPLYSVGLAWEYIYYELLK
- a CDS encoding ThuA domain-containing protein — translated: MKYLLLTIFFFTMIKTNAQDQFRVLLFTQHDTWHYNTIPVAVEAFKEMAAENQFKFDWTQRPDDLITKLPEYDVVIFMNANANFLTTKHMDALKAFMKRGGGFVGIHGTADGENDNAWFDGLVGAKFVNHPKLQAAIVNVENSDFPATWHLPKKWLRSDEWYNFENMNLEKLNILLNVDEASYDFTAGYDGIPLKGMGAEHPISWYQEYEGGRSFYTALGHKPESFKDRNFLNHIFGGIYWTSNK